The genomic window AACCACAGAAAAACCATTCCTAGAACAGTACGAGGAAATAGAGTGGCGTTCAAAAGAGGAAGCTGAGGAAGATTGGGAAGCATGGATAAACGGAGAAACCGGAGTACCGTTTGTCGACGCAGGCATGAGACAGTTGAAAAAGACCGGGTGGATGCACAACCGACTAAGGATGGTAGTAACATCATTTGCATGTAAAGACCTCTGGCTGGACTGGAAAGACGTACACGAATACTTCAACAAGATGTTTATCGATGCGGAGATCGCCTCAATGGTCGGAGGAATCCAGTGGGCCTACAGTATAGGAACAGATGCACAGCCGTACTTCAGAGTCTTCAACCCATTCACTCAGGGAGAAGACTACGACCCGGACGGAAAATACATCAGAAAATGGGTTCCAGAACTCGAAGATGTTCCCGACGAACATATCCACAAGCCGCATGAGATGAATCAAATCGAACAGGAAAACTGCGGAGTAAAAATAGGAGAAGACTACCCTGAACCTATTATCGACCATGATGAGGAGAGGAAGAAGGCTGTTGAGAGGTTTGAAGATAAAAAAGATTAGGATTTTACCCCATTTCTGTGAGTCGAGAATTTCTTTGGGGTGCGTCCATGTCTCCACACCAGGTTGAGGGACATAATGAAAATAACTGGACAGAATGGGAGAAGAATAATGCTGAGAAGTTAGCAAAAGAGGCAGAATCCAGTTTTGGATCGTTAAAAATTTGGGATAAAATAAGTGAGAAAGCTACTTCTCCCCAAAATTACATGTCAGGCGAAGCTATCAACCATAAGAACCGGTACAAGGAAGATATACAGCTTGCACAAGATATGGGTCTTAATGCTTTCCGTTTTGGAATTGAATGGTCTAGAGTAGAACCAAAAGAAGGAGAATTTTCAGAGGAAGCAATAAGCTACTATCGGGATTATATCTCCGAAGTCAGAGAAAATGGAATGGAGCCAATAGTCACTCTATGGCATTTCACGAATCCTAAATGGTTTTCTGAAAAAGGAGGATGGACCAACCCAGAAAACAAAGATTATTTTCTCAGATATGTTGAAAAAGTAATAGACGAATTTGGAGACAAAGTTACATACTGGATAACCTTAAACGAACCCTTAGGATTTATCTTTAATGCGTATATAATGGGTAATTGGGCTCCAGGGAGAAAAGCACCCTACTCCGCATTTAAATGCCTTAGAAATTTCCTATCAGTGCATAAAAAGACCTACGCTGAGATAAAAAGAAATCACCCTGATTCAATGGTTGCAACAGCTAACAATATGACGAATTTCAACGCAGTAAATGACTTAATACCAAATAAGGTGATTGCGAAGGCATTAAGACGCATAGAAAGAGGTTACCTAATTGAGAAAACAATAGAGGAGCAGGACTTCATCGGAGTAAATCATTATTTTAAACATGATATTGACTTGTTAGGTCGAACATCAGAAGAAATAAAATCAGATCTTGGCTGGAGTCAGTCACCACAAAGCCTTGTCAGAGTAGTTGAGGAAATGTCAAAATGGGACAAACCTATACTCATAACAGAACACGGTATAGCAGACAGTAATGATGAGAAAAGAAAATCATATCTTCAGGAGTCTCTCTCAGAACTGGAAAATGCTGAAAACACAGAGATTCTAGGGTACCTCCACTGGAGCCTGCTAGATAATTTTGAATGGGATAAAGGATTTTGGCCTAGATTCGGCTTAATAGAAATAGATTATGAAAACAATCTGGAAAGAAATATTAGAGATAGTGGCAAGCTCTACTCTCAAATTATAAAAAAACTCAATTAGATTAGATTTTCTTTTTTACCCTATACCATGTCTTATTTCTCCCTAATAGAAACTCAACAAAGGATTTTATCGTTATCAAGCTGAATATAGGGAAGATAAAGGGAGAAACAGGCCAAGATTTGATTCTTCCAATCCGGTTCTCAGATAGAGAATTATTCACGAGACCAGATATAGCAATCAGATAAATTATTAATACAGGGAGGATGTAGATTGAACTTACTCCCATAAAGACCAGCAACAAGAACTTAGATACAAGGAGAAGCATAAAAAAACTTCCAAAGATACTAAATACTCCCAGCAATACAGATAAAAAACTTCTACTACTCCAATTTCTCCTTAAAATACCTATATTTTTGCTGAGGACTTGGAAATACCCCAACATCCATCTTTTTCTCTGACACCACCAATCATCAAAACAGACAGGAGAAGCTTCCCTTGAACCCAATTTAAGAAAAGTTGACACATTCAAATCATTCCTATAAGTTCTGAAAGCATAATCTATATCCTCAGTAAGTAATTCCTCATCAAACTTCCCTAATTTATTCAATTTTTCTCTCTTGAAAATTGTTGATTTCGTTAGTACAAGCCTGAACCCAGTAATATATCTAGTTAGCTGGCGAGGTAGCTTAAAGAACAAATCCTGATAGTATGTCAAACCTCCAAAAAAATCCTGAGATTCAGGCATATTTCTCCCTTGCACCACATCACTAGAATTATTGAGTTCTACTACTGCAGAAGAAATAAACTCTTCATCAACCACCTGATCAGCGTCAAAGAAACCAACATAATCAGACTCAGTATTCTCAACAGCATAATTCAACGCACCCGCCTTACTTCCCGGATAACCATTAACCATGTACTCGAATCCATCAAACCTTTCCTGCAACCCTTCAGCTATATTCAAACCTTCCTCATCATCTTCCTCCAAAACACCAACAACCTTCAAATCTTCATAATCCGAT from Candidatus Nanohalobium constans includes these protein-coding regions:
- a CDS encoding glycosyltransferase, whose product is MGLLSKWLERGVFAFVVVVLLLFGVFQGVQVQSFTLDLFFVVVEFAFLDAVSSSLGFAAFFFFSALIFGYRLFSWSDVDYGDAGGSVVCVVPSYQDADVLHRSVESLLGSDYEDLKVVGVLEEDDEEGLNIAEGLQERFDGFEYMVNGYPGSKAGALNYAVENTESDYVGFFDADQVVDEEFISSAVVELNNSSDVVQGRNMPESQDFFGGLTYYQDLFFKLPRQLTRYITGFRLVLTKSTIFKREKLNKLGKFDEELLTEDIDYAFRTYRNDLNVSTFLKLGSREASPVCFDDWWCQRKRWMLGYFQVLSKNIGILRRNWSSRSFLSVLLGVFSIFGSFFMLLLVSKFLLLVFMGVSSIYILPVLIIYLIAISGLVNNSLSENRIGRIKSWPVSPFIFPIFSLITIKSFVEFLLGRNKTWYRVKKKI
- a CDS encoding glycoside hydrolase family 1 protein, whose translation is MSREFLWGASMSPHQVEGHNENNWTEWEKNNAEKLAKEAESSFGSLKIWDKISEKATSPQNYMSGEAINHKNRYKEDIQLAQDMGLNAFRFGIEWSRVEPKEGEFSEEAISYYRDYISEVRENGMEPIVTLWHFTNPKWFSEKGGWTNPENKDYFLRYVEKVIDEFGDKVTYWITLNEPLGFIFNAYIMGNWAPGRKAPYSAFKCLRNFLSVHKKTYAEIKRNHPDSMVATANNMTNFNAVNDLIPNKVIAKALRRIERGYLIEKTIEEQDFIGVNHYFKHDIDLLGRTSEEIKSDLGWSQSPQSLVRVVEEMSKWDKPILITEHGIADSNDEKRKSYLQESLSELENAENTEILGYLHWSLLDNFEWDKGFWPRFGLIEIDYENNLERNIRDSGKLYSQIIKKLN